In Ruania zhangjianzhongii, the following proteins share a genomic window:
- the mobA gene encoding molybdenum cofactor guanylyltransferase has protein sequence MLAGGQGRRLGGRDKATLPVAGQPLLQRVLAACTGAQRVVLVGPGPAPDGVLRVQEDPPGGGPVAGIVAGLAQVRSPWVLVLAVDQPDAARATPALVAALADEPEADLLCHRDGTGHPQWLLGAYRARALREVLAPLGAGHGVPVARVADGLRMVEISDGAAHVGDIDTWDDHAAWERRLRD, from the coding sequence ATCCTCGCCGGCGGGCAGGGCCGGCGCCTGGGCGGGCGGGACAAGGCCACACTGCCGGTGGCCGGGCAACCGCTGCTGCAACGGGTACTTGCCGCGTGTACCGGGGCGCAGCGGGTGGTGCTGGTGGGCCCGGGCCCAGCGCCGGACGGCGTGCTGCGAGTTCAGGAGGACCCCCCTGGCGGCGGACCGGTGGCCGGGATCGTGGCCGGCCTGGCGCAGGTGCGCAGCCCCTGGGTGCTGGTGCTGGCGGTGGACCAGCCGGATGCGGCCCGGGCGACACCGGCCCTGGTGGCCGCTCTCGCCGATGAGCCGGAGGCCGATCTGCTCTGCCACCGGGACGGTACCGGGCACCCGCAGTGGCTGCTCGGCGCCTATCGCGCGCGGGCGCTGCGCGAGGTGCTCGCACCGTTGGGGGCCGGGCACGGTGTTCCGGTGGCACGGGTGGCCGACGGACTGCGGATGGTCGAGATCAGCGACGGCGCCGCGCATGTGGGCGATATCGACACCTGGGACGATCACGCCGCTTGGGAGCGCCGCCTGCGCGACTAG
- a CDS encoding FKBP-type peptidyl-prolyl cis-trans isomerase, whose product MNGPLMTDLPTASGSFGDKPTLTFPDSPAPAELAIQVLSPGDGPLVEAGQTIEVNYYGEVWGGSMFDNSYDRGSSIEFPIGVGTVIAGWDNSLVGQPIGSRVLVAIPPHEGYGPRGVPQAGIGGDDTLVFVVDILNAR is encoded by the coding sequence ATGAACGGACCCCTGATGACCGATCTGCCCACCGCCTCCGGTTCCTTCGGCGATAAGCCCACGCTCACCTTCCCGGACAGCCCGGCACCGGCCGAGCTCGCCATCCAGGTGCTCAGCCCGGGCGACGGCCCACTGGTGGAGGCCGGCCAGACCATCGAGGTGAACTACTACGGCGAGGTCTGGGGCGGGTCGATGTTCGACAACTCCTACGACCGCGGCTCGTCGATCGAGTTCCCGATCGGCGTCGGCACGGTGATCGCCGGCTGGGACAACAGCCTGGTCGGTCAGCCGATCGGCTCCCGGGTGCTGGTGGCGATCCCGCCGCACGAGGGTTACGGCCCCCGCGGCGTGCCGCAGGCGGGCATCGGCGGCGACGACACCCTGGTGTTCGTCGTCGACATCCTGAACGCCCGCTGA